In Columba livia isolate bColLiv1 breed racing homer chromosome Z, bColLiv1.pat.W.v2, whole genome shotgun sequence, one DNA window encodes the following:
- the LOC135577328 gene encoding inositol 1,4,5-trisphosphate receptor-interacting protein-like 1, protein MALLDIFVGLFQILTLNVQLVGYELDEETHERMEQRAQMLKREMTRLWQEIEERSREQRNQEQSGFAWASLLLSALQHWLCWAVAALLVVLFVLCWCLSKWSREPEREEEISAKKVEKKKQEGENEDANEAEEPSDNANEAEENDDANEDEEGNDDANEAQEERDDANEPDEENDDANEDEEHHDDENEDEDENDDENEDEEENDDEEENEDGDEEENDNEDEAEEANNNNANDLGRFFEEDMLRPVRHLDRDCKSVTRFVEIFIRLYQYIFSNTSFPVLEKAIEVGSAFEGWSPREEDLTYRLILPLKPPRGHIFHLEPGPVWPMRNFRIRVESVCTCEMEQPAGETRCFLHDPEQEHRRNAGFSILDDLCTDSYLDVQKTALYFQMFVRRSWRALPLSAIHRLTVLPSDRSCKFCVTQRWGKRIFIELLFGVQEGDSDIFVSSQYTEAAYTPSTMWPETYAVAEMKFFSYIARKAHPDTCYLRCLKLCVRCLLGTDFSTYTLKTVMMHVLIAKPLSPWHRRYFWEWLNDILHYLQRCLHQKRLNHFFIGNENVPEEIILPLELRVAEPFNLFQHLTQNPYASEHAKLEFEELQRRVHRMLLDGR, encoded by the coding sequence ATGGCTCTCTTGGACATTTTCGTCGGGCTTTTTCAAATTCTCACCCTCAACGTGCAGTTGGTGGGCTATGAGCTGGATGAGGAGACGCACGAGCGCATGGAGCAGCGTGCGCAGATGCTGAAACGGGAGATGACTCGGCTCTGGCAGGAGATAGAGGAGAGGAGCCGGGAGCAGAGGAACCAGGAGCAGAGCGGCTTTGCCTGGGCatccctgctcctctctgccTTGCAAcactggctgtgctgggccGTTGCTGCACTCCTGGTCGTGCTCTTTGTGCTCTGCTGGTGTCTCAGCAAATGGAGCCGTgagccagagagagaagaggagatcTCTGCTAAAAAGgtggagaagaagaaacaggaaggaGAGAACGAGGATGCAAATGAAGCCGAAGAACCAAGTGATAATGCAAATGAAGCTGAAGAGAATGATGATGCCAATGAAGACGAAGAAGGCAATGATGATGCAAACGAAGCTCAAGAAGAGCGTGATGATGCCAATGAACCTGACGAAGAAAACGATGACGCAAATGAAGACGAAGAACACCACGATGATGagaatgaagatgaagatgagaatgatgatgaaaatgaagatgaagaagagaatGATGATGAAGAGGAAAACGAAGATGGAGATGAAGAAGAGAATGATAATGAAGATGAGGCTGAAGAAGCgaataataataatgcaaatGACCTGGGAAGGTTTTTTGAGGAGGACATGCTGCGGCCAGTTCGGCACCTGGACAGAGATTGCAAGTCTGTGACGAGATTTGTGGAAATCTTCATCCGTCTCTACCAGTATATCTTCTCAAATACCTCTTTCCCAGTGCTGGAAAAAGCCATCGAGGTGGGCAGTGCCTTTGAAGGTTGGAGTCCCCGTGAGGAAGACCTCACCTACCGCCTGATtttgcccctgaagcctccccGTGGACACATCTTCCACCTGGAGCCGGGCCCCGTGTGGCCAATGAGGAACTTTCGCATCCGTGTGGAGTCGGTGTGTACCTGTGAGATGGAGCAGCCGGCAGGAGAGACACGTTGCTTCCTCCACGACCCCGAGCAAGAGCACAGGAGGAATGCAGGCTTCAGCATCCTAGACGACCTCTGCACTGACTCCTACCTAGATGTGCAGAAAACGGCGCTCTATTTCCAGATGTTCGTGAGACGGTCCTGGAGGGCTCTGCCTCTTTCAGCCATACACCGCCTAACAGTGCTGCCCTCCGACCGCTCCTGCAAATTCTGCGTCACGCAACGCTGGGGGAAAAGGATTTTCATTGAGTTGTTGTTTGGGGTGCAAGAAGGCGACTCGGACATCTTCGTGAGCAGCCAGTATACAGAGGCTGCCTACACTCCAAGCACGATGTGGCCAGAGACCTATGCTGTGGCAGAGATGAAGTTCTTCAGCTATATTGCCAGAAAGGCACACCCTGACACCTGCTACCTCAGATGCCTGAAGCTCTGTGTCCGCTGCCTGCTGGGCACAGACTTTTCCACCTATACGCTGAAGACAGTTATGATGCACGTGCTGATCGCCAAGCCGCTGTCACCCTGGCACAGGAGGTATTTCTGGGAATGGCTGAACGACATCCTGCACTACCTGCAGAGATGTCTGCACCAGAAACGCCTGAACCACTTCTTCATTGGCAATGAGAACGTGCCTGAGGAGATCATCCTGCCCCTGGAATTGCGAGTGGCTGAACCGTTCAACCTCTTCCAGCACCTGACGCAGAATCCTTACGCCTCTGAGCACGCAAAGCTTGAGTTTGAGGAGCTGCAAAGGCGGGTGCATAGGATGCTTCTCGACGGACGCTGA